The following are encoded in a window of Bradyrhizobium guangdongense genomic DNA:
- a CDS encoding DMT family transporter, with protein sequence MNSSLSPRTAVGLFLIVVVAWGVNWSVTKQLVQFLPPLWTSAIRSWIALAGLFVILALSNNLVIPERRDVPVILSVALLHMTVFSVLVAAGVRFLPASKAIVLGYTTPLWVAIAAPMLGKDTLTAPKLAGALLGLVGLAVILNPASIDWTNANVLVGAGMVILAAISWAANIIYIRAHRWIASPLQLLIWQVLVATIVLTGSALAADGLPRAEWSWRLVLLFLYSGLIGTALAYWAMSMVNKSISALTTSLGTTATPVVGIATAAILLGEPIDISLGIAAALIVTGIGLATLGDRLLRRQATASG encoded by the coding sequence ATGAACTCCTCCCTGTCTCCCCGCACTGCCGTCGGCCTGTTTCTCATCGTCGTCGTCGCCTGGGGCGTGAACTGGTCGGTGACGAAGCAGCTCGTCCAGTTTCTTCCGCCGCTGTGGACCTCGGCGATCCGGAGCTGGATCGCGCTGGCCGGCTTGTTCGTGATCCTTGCCCTGAGCAACAATCTGGTGATCCCGGAGCGGCGCGACGTTCCCGTGATCTTGAGCGTGGCGCTGCTGCACATGACGGTATTCTCGGTGCTGGTGGCGGCCGGTGTGCGCTTCCTGCCCGCCAGCAAGGCCATCGTGCTCGGCTACACCACGCCGCTCTGGGTCGCGATCGCGGCGCCCATGCTCGGGAAAGATACGCTGACGGCGCCAAAGCTCGCCGGCGCCCTGCTCGGGCTGGTCGGCCTTGCCGTGATCCTGAACCCGGCGTCGATCGACTGGACCAATGCGAACGTCCTGGTCGGCGCCGGCATGGTCATCCTGGCCGCGATCTCCTGGGCCGCGAACATCATCTATATCCGCGCGCACCGCTGGATCGCATCTCCGCTGCAGCTCCTGATCTGGCAGGTGCTGGTCGCGACCATCGTGCTGACGGGATCGGCGCTGGCCGCGGATGGGCTGCCTCGCGCGGAATGGTCGTGGCGGCTCGTGCTGCTGTTTCTGTACTCCGGCCTGATCGGGACGGCACTGGCCTATTGGGCGATGTCGATGGTCAACAAGAGCATCTCGGCGCTGACGACCTCGCTCGGCACCACGGCGACGCCGGTCGTCGGCATTGCCACCGCCGCGATCCTGCTGGGTGAGCCGATCGACATCAGCCTTGGCATCGCGGCCGCGTTGATCGTCACCGGCATTGGTCTTGCGACGCTGGGTGACCGGTTGCTGCGCCGTCAGGCGACCGCGAGCGGCTGA
- a CDS encoding YeeE/YedE family protein: MDSTQLVLLAGLVIGLVYGSVGLLSGFCLMSSMRGWLGQGDGRLVRSYALALAVAIAASQFLAGEGMVDLGKSIYLQPTFSMPVLFLGGLLFGYGMVLSNGCGSRALVLLGRGNLRSFVVVIVLAIAAQMTLKGLIAPARIALVQATQATVSMNTLPSLLATLGLTEALSRMLAAAVIVLALILFAFAHAGFRRSPGQIAAGVVVGLLVAGGWYVTGYLGADDFNPVPVTSLTFIAPIADSLQYAMLSTGLTLNFGIATVGGVFAGSLATAVLTGRFHLEGYSSPRHMLRSAGGAALMGIGGVMAFGCSIGQGLTGMSTLAAGSFIAVAGILLGTTAGLRGALRVQPLAVA; the protein is encoded by the coding sequence ATGGACTCGACCCAACTCGTCCTCCTTGCCGGCCTCGTCATTGGCCTGGTCTACGGCTCCGTCGGCCTGCTCAGCGGCTTCTGCCTGATGAGCAGCATGCGCGGCTGGCTGGGGCAGGGCGACGGGCGGCTGGTGCGGAGCTATGCGCTGGCGCTCGCAGTTGCAATCGCGGCCAGCCAGTTCCTCGCCGGCGAGGGTATGGTGGATCTCGGCAAGTCGATCTACCTGCAACCAACCTTCTCGATGCCGGTGCTGTTCCTCGGCGGACTCCTGTTCGGTTACGGGATGGTGCTGTCGAACGGCTGCGGCTCGCGCGCGCTGGTGCTGCTCGGCCGCGGTAATCTCCGCTCGTTCGTCGTTGTCATCGTCCTTGCGATTGCCGCGCAGATGACACTCAAGGGCCTGATCGCGCCGGCGCGCATCGCGCTGGTGCAGGCAACGCAGGCGACCGTCAGCATGAACACGCTGCCGTCCTTGCTGGCGACGCTGGGTCTGACGGAAGCGCTCTCGCGCATGCTGGCCGCGGCCGTGATCGTGCTCGCGTTGATCCTGTTCGCTTTCGCGCATGCGGGGTTCCGCCGCTCGCCGGGCCAGATCGCGGCGGGCGTCGTTGTGGGTCTCCTCGTCGCCGGCGGCTGGTACGTGACCGGCTATCTTGGCGCTGACGACTTCAATCCGGTGCCGGTGACCTCGCTCACCTTCATCGCGCCGATCGCCGACAGCCTGCAATACGCCATGCTCTCGACCGGCTTGACGCTGAATTTCGGCATCGCGACCGTTGGCGGGGTCTTCGCCGGAAGTCTGGCGACTGCGGTCCTGACGGGCCGTTTCCACCTCGAAGGCTATTCCTCGCCGCGCCACATGCTGCGCTCGGCCGGTGGCGCCGCTCTGATGGGGATCGGCGGCGTGATGGCATTCGGCTGCTCGATCGGGCAGGGGCTCACCGGCATGTCGACGCTTGCGGCGGGCTCGTTCATCGCGGTCGCCGGCATTCTGCTTGGCACGACGGCAGGCCTGCGTGGCGCGTTGCGGGTTCAGCCGCTCGCGGTCGCCTGA
- a CDS encoding quinone oxidoreductase family protein — protein sequence MSSADPKTVEVRCVRLTAKAENAAAVAPVVEHHTLTRGPNDLLIEVKAASVNPSDIKAATGLMPYAVFPRTPGRDYAGVVIDGPAGTIGHDVFGSSGDLGIRRDGTHASHLVVEADAVVEKPKGLSWEEAAGIGVPFVTAMEGFRRAGVPKPGETVLVFGVNGKVGQAAVQIATWQGARVIGVVRKAEAYAGHANAPIEVIDASAADVAARVRELTGGKGADIVFNTVGDPYFQVAHKSLALRGRQILIAAIDHIVQFNILEFYRGQHTYVGIDTLGLSSAATGAVLRDLGPGFASGHLRPFPIKASAIYPLERAKEAYVAVAGSSRDRVILKP from the coding sequence ATGTCATCTGCCGATCCCAAAACCGTCGAGGTGCGCTGCGTTCGCCTCACTGCCAAGGCCGAGAACGCCGCCGCGGTCGCGCCGGTCGTGGAGCATCACACGCTGACGCGCGGTCCCAATGATCTGCTGATCGAGGTCAAGGCCGCGTCCGTCAATCCGTCCGACATCAAGGCCGCGACCGGCCTGATGCCCTATGCCGTCTTCCCCCGCACGCCCGGCCGCGACTACGCCGGCGTCGTGATCGACGGGCCCGCCGGCACGATCGGTCACGACGTGTTCGGTTCCTCCGGGGATCTTGGCATTCGCCGCGACGGCACCCACGCCAGCCATCTCGTTGTCGAAGCGGATGCGGTGGTGGAGAAGCCGAAGGGATTGTCATGGGAAGAGGCCGCCGGAATCGGCGTGCCGTTCGTGACGGCCATGGAAGGCTTTCGTCGCGCTGGCGTTCCAAAGCCCGGCGAAACCGTTCTGGTGTTCGGCGTCAACGGCAAGGTCGGCCAGGCTGCGGTGCAGATCGCGACCTGGCAGGGCGCGCGCGTCATCGGCGTGGTGCGCAAGGCCGAAGCCTATGCGGGCCACGCCAATGCGCCGATCGAGGTGATCGACGCCTCGGCCGCTGATGTTGCCGCGCGCGTGCGCGAACTCACAGGCGGCAAGGGCGCCGACATCGTCTTCAACACGGTCGGCGATCCCTATTTCCAGGTGGCGCACAAGTCGCTCGCGTTGCGCGGCCGCCAGATCCTGATCGCCGCGATCGACCACATCGTGCAATTCAACATCCTCGAATTCTATCGGGGACAGCATACCTATGTCGGCATCGACACGCTCGGCCTGTCCTCGGCAGCGACCGGTGCGGTGCTGCGCGATCTCGGCCCAGGCTTTGCGAGCGGGCACTTGAGGCCGTTCCCTATCAAGGCGAGCGCGATCTATCCGCTCGAGCGGGCGAAGGAGGCGTATGTTGCGGTCGCCGGCTCGTCGCGGGATCGCGTGATCCTGAAGCCATAG
- the paaK gene encoding phenylacetate--CoA ligase PaaK, which translates to MAVTRLKDDAGAYSAEMDAHERASRDEIMALQKQRLGWSLKHAYDNVAHYRKAFDQAGVHPSDFRELADLAKFPFTVKTDLRDNYPFNMFAVPREKLVRVHASSGTTGKPIVVGYTQADIDTWSDVMARSIRAAGGRSGMIIHNAYGYGLFTGGLGVHYGAEKLGCTVVPISGGMTERQVQLINDFRPDIITVTPSYMLAILDEFKRQKLDPRQCSLKIGIFGAEPWTNAMRAEIEDAFDMDATDIYGLSEVIGPGVAQECIETKDGLHIWEDHFYPEVIDPETGAVLPDGEKGELVFTSLTKEAFPVIRYRTRDLTRLMPGTARPGMRRMEKVTGRSDDMIILRGVNLFPTQIEEILLATDWCGGHFILELTREGRMDELTIIAEARTESWDGRGLIDHADRIATHIKNTIGISSKVQIVPPATLERSLGKAKRLYDKRPKD; encoded by the coding sequence ATGGCCGTGACGAGGCTCAAGGATGATGCCGGCGCCTACAGCGCCGAAATGGATGCGCATGAACGCGCCTCGCGTGACGAGATCATGGCGTTGCAGAAGCAACGCCTGGGCTGGTCGCTGAAGCACGCCTACGACAACGTCGCGCATTATCGCAAGGCGTTCGATCAGGCCGGCGTGCATCCATCCGATTTTCGGGAGCTCGCCGATCTCGCCAAATTTCCGTTCACCGTGAAAACGGACCTGCGCGACAATTATCCCTTCAACATGTTCGCCGTGCCGCGCGAAAAGCTGGTGCGCGTGCATGCCTCGTCCGGCACGACGGGCAAGCCGATCGTCGTGGGTTATACGCAAGCCGACATCGACACCTGGTCGGACGTGATGGCGCGCTCGATCCGCGCCGCCGGCGGCCGCAGCGGCATGATCATCCACAATGCCTATGGTTACGGCCTGTTCACCGGCGGGCTTGGCGTGCACTACGGCGCCGAAAAGCTCGGCTGCACCGTGGTACCGATCTCGGGCGGCATGACCGAGCGGCAGGTGCAGCTGATCAACGATTTCCGGCCTGACATCATCACGGTCACGCCGAGCTACATGCTGGCGATCCTCGACGAATTCAAGCGCCAGAAGCTCGACCCGCGGCAATGCTCCCTCAAGATCGGCATCTTCGGCGCCGAGCCCTGGACCAACGCCATGCGCGCCGAGATCGAGGACGCTTTCGACATGGATGCGACCGACATCTACGGTCTCTCCGAGGTGATCGGCCCCGGCGTCGCGCAGGAATGCATCGAGACCAAGGATGGCCTGCATATCTGGGAGGACCATTTCTATCCTGAAGTGATCGACCCCGAGACCGGTGCGGTGCTGCCCGATGGCGAGAAGGGCGAGCTGGTGTTCACCTCCCTCACCAAGGAAGCCTTCCCGGTGATCCGCTATCGGACCCGCGACCTGACGCGGCTGATGCCGGGAACGGCGCGGCCGGGCATGCGGCGGATGGAGAAAGTGACGGGCCGCTCCGACGACATGATCATCCTGCGGGGCGTCAACCTGTTCCCGACCCAGATCGAGGAGATCCTGCTCGCGACCGACTGGTGCGGCGGCCACTTCATCCTGGAGCTCACTCGCGAAGGCCGCATGGACGAACTGACCATCATCGCCGAGGCGCGCACCGAAAGCTGGGACGGAAGGGGGCTGATCGACCACGCCGACCGGATCGCGACCCACATCAAGAACACGATCGGGATCAGCTCGAAGGTCCAGATAGTTCCGCCCGCCACGCTGGAGCGCTCGCTCGGCAAGGCCAAGCGCCTCTACGACAAGCGGCCCAAGGACTGA
- the paaI gene encoding hydroxyphenylacetyl-CoA thioesterase PaaI, producing the protein MNVKAALSPEDIARACADAMWAEDDASKGLGMEIVEIGPGFATLAMVVRPDMVNGQRIAHGGFIFTLADSAFAFACNSHNERVVAAQGQITFIKPGRLSDRLVANAREVTRGGRSGIYDVRVTAGDVVIAEFRGHSRVIPGTWLPAQEN; encoded by the coding sequence GTGAACGTCAAAGCCGCCTTGTCGCCCGAGGATATCGCCCGCGCCTGCGCCGACGCGATGTGGGCGGAGGACGATGCCTCCAAAGGCCTCGGCATGGAGATCGTCGAGATCGGCCCGGGCTTTGCGACGCTGGCGATGGTGGTGCGGCCGGACATGGTCAACGGCCAGCGCATCGCCCATGGCGGCTTCATCTTTACGCTTGCCGATTCCGCCTTTGCATTCGCCTGCAACTCGCACAATGAGCGCGTGGTGGCGGCGCAGGGGCAGATCACTTTCATCAAGCCGGGCAGGCTCAGCGACCGCCTCGTCGCGAATGCGCGCGAGGTCACCCGCGGCGGACGCTCCGGCATCTACGACGTGCGCGTCACCGCCGGCGATGTCGTCATCGCGGAATTCCGCGGGCATTCACGTGTCATTCCCGGCACGTGGCTGCCGGCGCAAGAAAACTAG